A genomic region of Janthinobacterium lividum contains the following coding sequences:
- a CDS encoding DUF6916 family protein, producing MMNVLTIEHFAARVNETFIAAGDGNAAFVLKEVRPLPSATLEGLMRKPFSLLFHNSSPILFSQKIFQMQHDAFGEVGIFLVPVARDSHGFLYQAVFN from the coding sequence ATGATGAATGTCCTGACCATCGAACATTTTGCCGCGCGCGTCAACGAGACGTTTATTGCGGCCGGTGACGGGAATGCCGCCTTTGTCCTGAAGGAAGTGCGCCCGCTGCCGTCAGCAACTCTGGAGGGCTTGATGCGCAAGCCGTTCAGCCTGCTGTTTCACAATAGCTCTCCCATCCTGTTCAGCCAGAAAATCTTCCAGATGCAGCATGATGCGTTTGGCGAAGTGGGTATCTTTTTGGTGCCGGTGGCGCGTGACAGCCACGGCTTCCTGTACCAGGCAGTGTTTAACTGA
- a CDS encoding phage tail protein, producing the protein MTTPYLGEIQVFGFNFTPYGWASCNGATLQIQQYSALFSLIGTQYGGNGTTTFQLPNFTGRAPCSQGQGPGLTPRVMGETFGSNSVSLNVTEIPNHTHQLNVYRQPTAALQHNTPLAGDGLIALGGTSAFVPTTPPNVTLSPAAIGTAGGGQPHENRQPMLAVNFCIALQGEFPSFD; encoded by the coding sequence ACCTTGGCGAGATACAAGTCTTCGGCTTCAATTTCACACCCTACGGGTGGGCCAGCTGCAATGGCGCCACCCTGCAAATCCAGCAATATAGCGCCCTGTTTTCCTTGATCGGCACGCAGTATGGGGGGAACGGGACCACCACCTTCCAGCTGCCCAACTTCACGGGACGCGCGCCCTGCAGCCAGGGACAAGGACCGGGCCTGACACCGCGCGTGATGGGCGAGACCTTCGGCAGCAACAGTGTCTCGTTGAACGTCACGGAGATCCCGAATCACACCCATCAACTCAATGTGTACCGCCAGCCCACGGCCGCCCTGCAGCACAACACCCCGCTCGCTGGCGATGGCTTGATTGCGCTGGGCGGCACGTCCGCATTCGTGCCGACGACGCCACCCAATGTCACGCTGTCCCCGGCCGCGATCGGTACTGCCGGTGGCGGCCAGCCGCACGAAAACCGCCAGCCGATGCTGGCGGTCAATTTCTGCATCGCCCTGCAAGGGGAATTCCCGTCGTTTGATTAA